In Archangium violaceum, the following are encoded in one genomic region:
- a CDS encoding ExbD/TolR family protein: MGMSVGGPSGGPKAEINVTPLVDVVLVLLIIFMVITPMLQRGKNVELPKAREIEKKRDPQDNALILSVTPDKKLYLDNDSLDEKALEERLREELAKDPVRKILLKADNSLRVGDVRKVMNVARKAKARRVSLGVEELKESP; the protein is encoded by the coding sequence ATGGGAATGTCAGTCGGGGGCCCCTCCGGAGGCCCCAAGGCCGAAATCAACGTCACGCCGCTGGTGGACGTGGTGCTCGTGCTGCTCATCATCTTCATGGTCATCACCCCCATGCTCCAGCGTGGCAAGAACGTGGAGCTGCCCAAGGCCAGGGAGATCGAAAAGAAGAGGGACCCCCAGGACAACGCGCTCATCCTCTCGGTGACACCCGACAAGAAGCTCTATCTGGACAATGACTCACTGGACGAGAAGGCGCTGGAGGAGCGGCTGCGCGAGGAGCTCGCCAAGGACCCCGTCCGAAAGATTCTGCTCAAGGCGGACAACTCGCTTCGGGTAGGTGATGTGCGCAAGGTGATGAACGTGGCGCGCAAGGCCAAGGCCAGGCGCGTGTCCCTGGGGGTCGAGGAACTGAAGGAATCGCCATGA
- a CDS encoding LytR/AlgR family response regulator transcription factor — protein MSGGTSEEAPLRVVVADDEPLARERLRTLLAGEPGVALVAEAASGAEAVRAVLSTTPDVLLLDIEMPSGDGFEVLRALPPDQTPVVVFVTAWQRYAVQAFEARALDYLLKPYDRERFRTALLRARQHVRLVRRSEAPPHRQEEMLCALAQAEAPPRRLPVKADGRIRFVDCAAITHVEAEANYVRVHAGGEQFIMRETLTHLEERLDPRRFLRVHRSVLVNLDHVRELEPLSQGEYILSLSGGVALRTGRGHRSRVEQALGLEGN, from the coding sequence GTGAGCGGGGGCACCTCGGAAGAAGCCCCCTTGCGCGTGGTGGTCGCCGACGACGAGCCCCTGGCCCGCGAGCGGCTGCGCACGTTGCTGGCGGGCGAGCCCGGAGTGGCGTTGGTGGCGGAAGCGGCCAGCGGCGCCGAGGCGGTGCGCGCGGTGCTCTCCACCACGCCGGACGTGCTGCTGCTCGACATCGAAATGCCGTCGGGCGACGGCTTCGAGGTGCTGCGGGCGCTGCCGCCCGACCAGACGCCGGTGGTGGTGTTCGTCACTGCCTGGCAGCGCTACGCGGTCCAGGCCTTCGAGGCGCGGGCGTTGGACTACCTGCTCAAGCCCTATGACCGGGAGCGCTTCCGCACCGCGCTGCTGCGGGCCCGTCAGCACGTGCGGCTCGTGCGCCGGTCGGAAGCGCCCCCCCACAGGCAGGAAGAGATGCTCTGCGCGCTCGCCCAGGCGGAAGCACCGCCACGGCGGTTGCCCGTCAAGGCGGACGGCCGCATCCGCTTCGTGGACTGCGCCGCCATCACCCACGTGGAAGCCGAGGCCAACTACGTGCGCGTGCACGCGGGCGGCGAGCAGTTCATCATGCGCGAGACGCTGACACACCTGGAGGAGCGGTTGGACCCGCGCCGCTTCCTGCGCGTCCATCGCTCGGTGCTGGTCAACCTGGACCACGTGCGCGAGCTCGAGCCGCTCTCCCAGGGCGAATACATCCTGTCCCTCTCGGGCGGCGTCGCGCTGCGCACCGGCCGCGGCCACCGCTCCCGCGTGGAGCAGGCCCTGGGGCTGGAGGGGAACTGA
- a CDS encoding redoxin domain-containing protein, which produces MTLRPAPAWRTAAWLNTPEPLTLEQLRGKVVLLHAFQMLCPGCVARGIPQAQRVAEVFAGAPLVVVGLHTVFEHHEAMKIESLRAFLHEYRVKFPVGVDAPSEVGEPIPQTMSAYAMRGTPTTVLIDAQGRLRRQLFGVHDDLLLGAELQTLLLEAQSGPAFGVQRSTTQVIPAAACDDSGCAAPSDAAPD; this is translated from the coding sequence ATGACGTTGCGCCCCGCGCCCGCGTGGCGGACGGCCGCCTGGCTCAACACGCCGGAGCCGCTCACTCTCGAGCAACTCCGCGGCAAGGTCGTCCTCCTCCACGCATTCCAAATGCTCTGCCCTGGATGCGTCGCCCGAGGCATTCCGCAGGCACAGCGCGTCGCTGAAGTCTTCGCGGGCGCGCCGCTCGTCGTGGTCGGGCTGCACACGGTCTTCGAGCACCACGAGGCCATGAAGATCGAGTCCCTTCGGGCGTTCCTCCACGAATACCGGGTGAAGTTCCCGGTGGGCGTGGACGCACCGAGCGAAGTCGGCGAGCCCATCCCGCAGACAATGAGCGCGTACGCAATGCGGGGAACGCCGACGACGGTATTGATCGACGCGCAGGGACGTCTTCGCCGGCAGCTCTTCGGTGTTCACGACGACCTGCTGCTAGGCGCCGAGCTACAGACCCTGCTGCTCGAGGCCCAGTCGGGACCAGCGTTCGGTGTGCAGCGATCTACAACCCAGGTGATTCCCGCCGCTGCCTGTGACGACAGCGGCTGCGCTGCGCCTTCGGATGCCGCGCCGGACTGA
- a CDS encoding MotA/TolQ/ExbB proton channel family protein, whose product MQFTIAEIWEHTGLFARMIIFALGAMSIASLVVMAERMLVYRKSRSESRDFAARMGAILAKDDLDAAANTRPDKNVGHLGRVINSGLTAYRVSSSSKDVAVESVARALERQAQREVQSLKRGLGVLATVGSTAPFVGLLGTTMGIVNAFNLMAAAGSGGLGTISSGIAEALITTAFGLLVAIPAVMAYNFLQGWVDARSVDISESSNEFLDMVARHFGGSHS is encoded by the coding sequence ATGCAATTCACGATCGCTGAAATCTGGGAGCACACGGGCCTGTTCGCCCGGATGATCATCTTCGCGCTGGGTGCGATGTCGATTGCCTCACTGGTTGTCATGGCCGAGCGCATGTTGGTGTACCGGAAGAGCCGCTCCGAGTCGCGCGACTTCGCCGCCAGGATGGGGGCCATCCTGGCGAAGGACGACCTCGACGCGGCGGCCAACACCAGACCAGACAAGAACGTGGGGCACCTGGGTCGGGTCATCAACTCTGGCCTGACGGCCTACCGGGTGTCGTCCTCCAGCAAGGACGTGGCGGTGGAGTCCGTGGCGCGCGCCCTCGAGCGCCAGGCGCAGCGTGAGGTGCAGAGCCTCAAGCGTGGCCTGGGCGTGCTGGCCACGGTGGGCTCCACGGCCCCCTTCGTGGGTCTGCTGGGCACCACGATGGGTATCGTGAACGCCTTCAACCTCATGGCGGCCGCGGGCTCCGGTGGTCTGGGCACCATCTCGTCCGGTATCGCCGAGGCACTCATCACCACCGCGTTCGGCCTGCTGGTGGCCATCCCCGCGGTGATGGCCTACAACTTCCTGCAGGGTTGGGTGGACGCGCGCTCGGTGGACATCTCCGAGTCCTCCAACGAATTCCTGGACATGGTGGCCCGGCACTTCGGCGGCTCCCACTCCTGA
- a CDS encoding MarR family winged helix-turn-helix transcriptional regulator, with amino-acid sequence MTGKRPEYFNENSEPISARIATGLHKIGLAMKQQAWQQANGVGLSATQGQILAALVAHGPLSSTELSERLGVTLPTISDSVRVLVEKTLVTRSADPRHPRASLLMPTTEGAALGARARSWPEFMADAVADLSPDEQRAFFAGIVKMIRMLQEQGLVPLTGMCVTCTHFRPNVRPGPSPHHCAFVDAPLSSDQLRLDCPEHERAAESARREVWERFMRRG; translated from the coding sequence ATGACTGGGAAGCGACCGGAGTACTTCAACGAGAACAGCGAGCCGATCTCCGCGCGCATCGCGACAGGGCTGCACAAGATCGGGCTCGCGATGAAGCAGCAGGCGTGGCAGCAGGCGAACGGGGTGGGCCTGTCCGCCACGCAGGGGCAGATCCTCGCCGCGCTGGTAGCGCACGGGCCCCTCTCCAGTACGGAGCTGAGCGAGCGCCTCGGCGTGACGCTTCCCACCATCAGCGATTCTGTCCGCGTCCTCGTCGAGAAAACACTCGTGACCAGGTCCGCGGACCCGAGGCACCCGCGCGCCAGCCTCCTCATGCCAACGACGGAGGGCGCCGCACTCGGTGCTCGCGCGCGTTCGTGGCCAGAGTTCATGGCGGACGCGGTCGCTGACCTCTCCCCGGATGAGCAGCGCGCGTTCTTCGCCGGCATCGTCAAGATGATCCGGATGCTTCAGGAGCAAGGGCTCGTTCCGCTCACCGGCATGTGCGTGACCTGCACGCATTTCCGTCCGAACGTGCGCCCAGGCCCGTCGCCGCATCACTGTGCCTTCGTGGACGCGCCGCTATCGAGTGATCAACTGCGCCTCGATTGCCCGGAGCATGAGCGCGCGGCTGAGTCGGCGCGACGAGAGGTCTGGGAGCGGTTCATGCGTCGCGGCTGA
- a CDS encoding RtcB family protein, with product MSELAVLARRVPVGDAVHRGAGLPLPPGLQAASLSTHRLQREWERLASRHLGTLGGGNHFLELDRDAGGDLWLLIHSGSRGVGGAIPASLLEAGRPGQQ from the coding sequence TTGAGCGAGCTGGCGGTACTGGCGCGCCGGGTGCCGGTGGGGGACGCGGTGCACCGGGGCGCGGGCCTGCCCCTGCCTCCCGGGCTCCAGGCCGCGAGCCTCTCCACGCACCGGCTCCAGCGGGAGTGGGAGCGCCTGGCGTCGAGGCACCTCGGCACGCTCGGTGGAGGCAACCACTTCCTCGAGCTGGACCGGGATGCGGGGGGAGACCTGTGGCTGCTCATCCACTCGGGCTCGCGGGGAGTGGGAGGTGCCATCCCTGCTTCTCTCCTCGAGGCAGGGCGGCCAGGGCAGCAGTGA
- a CDS encoding protoglobin domain-containing protein produces the protein MSNIPGYTHGTSSVPRSPVSLTDFEQMKASVLFGEEDVKYLRMSHDIVKGRVEAILDVWYGFVGSQPHLLASFSGKTDGKPLGDYLGLVRRRFGQWILDTSRAQYDQAWLDYQHEIGLRHHRAKKNKTDGAPSTDLVPFRDLFALIFPVTFTLRPFLAEQGHSAEDVEKMSAAWLKSCLLQVTLWAHPYVKDGDF, from the coding sequence ATGAGCAACATCCCCGGCTATACCCATGGCACCTCGTCCGTTCCGCGTTCACCTGTGTCCCTCACCGACTTCGAACAGATGAAGGCCAGCGTCCTGTTCGGCGAAGAGGACGTGAAGTACCTCCGCATGTCACACGACATCGTGAAGGGGCGTGTCGAGGCGATCCTCGACGTCTGGTACGGGTTTGTTGGGAGTCAGCCGCATCTGCTCGCCTCGTTCAGTGGAAAGACGGACGGCAAGCCCCTTGGCGACTACCTTGGCCTCGTCCGCAGGCGCTTCGGCCAGTGGATCCTCGATACGTCGCGTGCCCAGTACGACCAGGCCTGGCTCGACTACCAGCACGAGATCGGCCTGCGCCACCATCGGGCGAAGAAGAACAAGACCGACGGAGCCCCCTCCACGGACCTCGTGCCCTTTCGGGACCTGTTCGCGCTCATCTTCCCGGTAACCTTTACCCTGCGCCCCTTCCTGGCCGAGCAGGGCCATTCAGCAGAGGACGTCGAGAAGATGTCCGCGGCGTGGCTCAAGTCATGCCTGTTGCAGGTGACGCTCTGGGCCCACCCCTACGTCAAGGACGGGGACTTCTGA
- a CDS encoding alpha/beta fold hydrolase, whose amino-acid sequence MKLETTIVGNGPRRIGLVHGLGVDSSTWEPFIEQLRAAGEVTVFAPDLRGHGRSPRPDSWTLAEFADDLVETFPRELDVVVGHSLGGAVLAAAVERLWPGHAVYLDPGFQLGLPTSGLWGRLFWAAPALTLGVAALFTARSNAAARKGYPERTQRLISDATARFDKRMATSVFRDIAFHPVVAARPVVPSTAVLSADSKAVLPEALATALTGFGWDVRRLPHLRHDMQLQDPSATFALLRDVLLGE is encoded by the coding sequence GTGAAACTCGAGACAACGATCGTGGGCAACGGCCCCCGCCGCATCGGACTGGTACATGGGCTCGGTGTCGACTCGTCCACCTGGGAGCCGTTCATCGAGCAGCTCCGCGCGGCGGGCGAGGTGACGGTTTTCGCGCCCGATCTGCGGGGCCATGGCCGCAGTCCGCGGCCGGACTCGTGGACGCTCGCCGAGTTCGCCGACGATCTCGTCGAGACCTTCCCGCGTGAGCTCGACGTCGTCGTGGGACACTCGCTCGGAGGCGCGGTGCTCGCGGCGGCGGTGGAGCGGTTGTGGCCCGGCCACGCGGTGTATCTGGATCCAGGCTTCCAGCTGGGCCTGCCGACCTCCGGGCTCTGGGGTCGGTTGTTCTGGGCGGCTCCGGCCCTGACACTCGGTGTCGCCGCCCTCTTCACCGCGCGCTCGAACGCGGCGGCGCGCAAGGGCTACCCGGAGCGCACGCAGCGCCTCATCTCGGACGCGACGGCGCGCTTCGACAAGCGCATGGCCACGAGCGTCTTCCGGGACATCGCTTTCCACCCGGTGGTCGCCGCCAGGCCCGTCGTGCCCTCCACCGCCGTACTCTCCGCGGACAGCAAGGCCGTGTTGCCAGAGGCGCTTGCCACGGCACTGACGGGGTTCGGGTGGGATGTGCGCAGGCTGCCCCACCTGCGCCACGACATGCAGCTGCAGGATCCGTCGGCGACGTTCGCGCTCCTGCGGGACGTGCTGCTCGGCGAGTGA
- a CDS encoding TolB family protein translates to MSVSSLVRSPMLLSLLTLATPALAQETAAPCVPEVLAPGFVSLPDQEEYRIVFTLDGRTAFWGVSTDFFPSSRQSTIVFSEWRHGQWSEPRVAPFSGEFSDIDPFVSPDGRSLFFSSIRPVDGVAREDAELWVVERQGTGWSEPRHLGAAVNSTSDELYPSVDAWGTLYFGSDRPGGFGGWDLWRSRRRADGSYGPAENLGAALNTAYWEFNPTVTADGNTLLFASIDRPDGFGSGDLYVARRQRDEWKPARNLGPVVNTERDEYHPSLSADRRTLFFVRHQYEPFLPGDLYHVSAHAAGVPSWGG, encoded by the coding sequence ATGTCCGTGTCGTCCCTCGTCCGTTCCCCGATGCTGCTCTCGCTGCTCACCCTGGCCACGCCCGCCCTCGCCCAGGAGACCGCCGCGCCGTGCGTACCGGAGGTGCTCGCCCCCGGCTTCGTCTCGTTGCCGGACCAGGAGGAGTACCGCATCGTCTTCACCCTCGATGGGCGCACCGCCTTCTGGGGCGTGAGTACCGACTTCTTCCCCAGCTCTCGCCAGTCCACCATCGTCTTCTCCGAGTGGCGCCACGGCCAGTGGAGCGAGCCGCGTGTGGCGCCCTTCTCCGGCGAGTTCAGCGACATCGATCCGTTCGTGTCGCCGGATGGCCGCTCGCTCTTCTTCTCGTCCATCCGGCCGGTGGATGGCGTGGCCCGCGAGGACGCCGAGCTGTGGGTGGTGGAGCGCCAGGGCACGGGCTGGAGCGAGCCGCGTCACCTCGGCGCCGCCGTCAACAGCACCTCGGACGAGCTCTACCCCAGCGTGGATGCGTGGGGCACGCTGTACTTCGGCTCGGACCGGCCGGGCGGCTTCGGGGGCTGGGACCTCTGGCGCTCGCGCCGGCGGGCCGATGGCTCCTACGGCCCCGCGGAGAACCTCGGTGCCGCGCTCAACACCGCCTACTGGGAGTTCAACCCCACCGTGACGGCCGACGGGAACACGCTGCTCTTCGCCTCCATCGACCGACCGGACGGCTTCGGCTCGGGAGACCTCTACGTGGCCAGGCGCCAGCGCGATGAGTGGAAGCCCGCGCGCAACCTGGGCCCCGTCGTGAACACGGAGAGGGATGAGTACCACCCCTCCCTCTCCGCCGACAGGCGCACCCTCTTCTTCGTGCGCCATCAGTACGAGCCCTTCCTGCCCGGCGACCTGTACCACGTGAGCGCCCATGCGGCGGGCGTTCCCTCCTGGGGGGGTTGA
- a CDS encoding ExbD/TolR family protein gives MTQSKIRRSWVKPASAPNSEINVTPLVDVVLVLLIIFMVVTPLMEKDIEVRVPETVVEESPPPDPNDTQIVVQVAESGDYSINTEKIAPADYVTRLAKMLNGKKKDERVVFFVADDEASYGKLVAALDGAKAAGAVALGFAPEEAEPTPPR, from the coding sequence ATGACCCAGAGCAAGATTCGCAGGTCCTGGGTCAAACCCGCCTCGGCGCCCAACTCGGAAATCAATGTCACACCGCTGGTGGACGTGGTGCTGGTGCTGCTCATCATCTTCATGGTGGTGACGCCGCTGATGGAGAAGGACATCGAGGTGCGCGTGCCGGAGACCGTGGTGGAGGAGAGCCCGCCACCCGACCCGAACGACACGCAGATCGTGGTGCAGGTCGCCGAGTCGGGGGACTACTCCATCAACACGGAGAAGATCGCGCCGGCCGACTACGTCACGCGACTCGCCAAGATGCTCAACGGCAAGAAGAAGGACGAGCGCGTCGTCTTCTTCGTGGCGGATGACGAGGCGAGCTACGGCAAGCTGGTGGCCGCGCTGGATGGGGCCAAGGCGGCCGGCGCGGTGGCGCTCGGCTTCGCGCCGGAGGAGGCCGAGCCCACCCCACCGCGGTAG